Below is a genomic region from Candidatus Omnitrophota bacterium.
TCGCCGAGCGTAATATTGTTTGCATCATTGTCTACGGCAACGCTCAGGCCCAGGCGGCTCTCCAGGGCAGTCTTGAGCGGAAACCCGTTCCAACCCGGCAAATTCATGCAGCTATCGACGATTCCGCTGTCAAAATCCACGGGTCCCGGAATTCCGATACCAATGCCCTCCAGGGCATCAACCTGTAAACCCAATTTTTCAGTCATCCGCTGGAGCTTATCCACTGCCTTTTGGATAAAGCCCTCGGGACCCGCCTCGCGCGCAGTGTCAAAACGGCCGTTCACAATCACATGGCCTTCTTGATCCACTAGTCCCATCTTGATTTGGGTCCCGCCCAAATCAATTCCGGCGACCAAGGATTGATCGGGTCTATTTTCCGGAGTCATACTGGCATACTCGATTTCTTCCAGCCTGTTTGGCTGCGTAGAGCGCCTTATCCGCGCACTCCAACAGTTCTTCCCGCTGTAAAGCTTGGTCCGGGAAGGTGGCAATCCCCATGCTCACAGTCACGCTCAAAGTTTCATCATAGGCCTGAATGCGCTTCTTCTCAATATCTTCTCTGAGTCGCTCAGCCACGCGCAGCGCCTCTGCGCCGTCTGTTTCAGGCAAAAAGAGCGAAAATTCCTCACCCCCATAGCGGCCCACCATATCGACCTCGCGAATCCCCTTGTTCAGTACCATCCCCACTTGACGCAACACCGCATCCCCCACCAAATGACCATAGCGATCATTGCACTGTTTGAAGTGATCCACATCCAGCATGATCAGGCTAAGCGGCCTCTGTTGGCGGGAGGAGCGCTGCAATTCTTCTTCCAAACGCTCCAGGAAGTGACGACGCGCGGCCACTGCGGTAAGTCCGTCCGTAAGAGCCAAAGTCTGTATTTGATCGTACAACTGAACCCGCTTAAGTGACAAGCCAAACTGGCTGGCCAGGATCAGGAACTTTTCCATATTAACCGCATCCATCCCTTCGATAATAAGGACGGACATGAGGGTCCCGCCGAAGAAATGGGGAACAGCCACTCGTCTCTTTTCCAAACCCCGCTCCTCAACCAGGGCCACGCTCACCGGACCCCCGATACCCATCAGGGATTTGGCTAATTCCGCGCCGGGAGGATTTTCGTCCAGGGGCAATTGGCGAACCTGCGAGCCGGCGAATTCCCAGAAGCGATCCTCCTCCGCAGGGCCCCGGCCCAGGACCAAGAGTAAAAGCCTGTCAAAACCGAACTCCCGCTTCAAACCGTTATTCAGGCTGAGCAACAAATCCTCAAAGGACAGGCACTTGGCCATATGCTTGGTGAGTTCATACACCAGGGCCAGGCCATGGGCCTGGGCTTCCAGGCTCTCCTTGCTCTCCTCGGAGCTGTCTACCCCGCGGCGCAAATCTTGAACGCCTTTTCGCGTTTGTTCGATCTCAT
It encodes:
- a CDS encoding diguanylate cyclase, with amino-acid sequence MQRIGWAVIPIVWAGLHFGGFGAAIVGTILGVSVFLMASMGGWSGAGLLGIAVFALAALISSSFYSSVEDVRNSLEDEIEQTRKGVQDLRRGVDSSEESKESLEAQAHGLALVYELTKHMAKCLSFEDLLLSLNNGLKREFGFDRLLLLVLGRGPAEEDRFWEFAGSQVRQLPLDENPPGAELAKSLMGIGGPVSVALVEERGLEKRRVAVPHFFGGTLMSVLIIEGMDAVNMEKFLILASQFGLSLKRVQLYDQIQTLALTDGLTAVAARRHFLERLEEELQRSSRQQRPLSLIMLDVDHFKQCNDRYGHLVGDAVLRQVGMVLNKGIREVDMVGRYGGEEFSLFLPETDGAEALRVAERLREDIEKKRIQAYDETLSVTVSMGIATFPDQALQREELLECADKALYAAKQAGRNRVCQYDSGK